A region of Liolophura sinensis isolate JHLJ2023 chromosome 8, CUHK_Ljap_v2, whole genome shotgun sequence DNA encodes the following proteins:
- the LOC135474121 gene encoding coiled-coil domain-containing protein 134-like → MGNLSLNAFHVTVIAVLLLQTVFSEDQTVAHVDQTKSSETRDSKTSETEKITEQTDTQKSTGETSGKIPVSSWQMYMKVFEQNRAVQLEAVKNMQAYGKYEQRYQLADIVIKQLMKVLAEAKVNVTQWGFVPGDPYPEETHVREAVSKVMENTAMFGDLALRLPDIVHSLYDKNREWQELIAWGVWFCNQTQVFEMSSASAMLLNLMSQELNLIERDRLYINPFTEENLKLQEEEIAKRLDAKKQIKLEKKKKKEKKRGPRMSGSARVEL, encoded by the exons ATGGGGAATCTAAGTCTAAATGCTTTTCATGTTACGGTCATCGCTGTTTTACTTTTACAGACCGTTTTCAGCGAAGATCAAACCGTAGCTCATGTGGATCAGACAAAATCATCCGAAACACGTGACAGTAAAACGAGTGAAACTGAAAAGATTACTGAACAGACTGACACTCAGAAATCTACAGGTGAAACGTCCGGTAAAATACCAGTATCATCATGGCAAATGT ACATGAAAGTTTTTGAACAAAACAGAGCAGTGCAGTTGGAAGCAGTCAAAAACATGCAAGCGTATGGTAAATACGAACAACGTTACCAGCTAGCAGATATTGTTATAAAGCAATTGATGAAg GTACTTGCTGAGGCCAAAGTCAATGTGACCCAGTGGGGATTTGTACCTGGTGACCCATACCCAGAAGAGACCCATGTCCGTGAAG CTGTCTCTAAGGTGATGGAGAACACGGCCATGTTTGGTGACCTAGCTTTACGTCTCCCAGATATTGTTCACAGCCTGTACGATAAGAACCGTGAGTGGCAGGAGCTGATAGCCTGGGGTGTTTGGTTCTGTAACCAGACACAGGTCTTTGAGATGTCCAGTGCCAGCGCCATGCTTCTTAACCTG atgtctCAAGAGTTGAACCTGATAGAGAGAGACAGGTTGTACATCAATCCATTTACAGAGGAAAATTTGAAG ctTCAAGAAGAAGAGATTGCCAAACGTTTAGATGCCAAAAAGCAGATAAAATtggagaagaaaaagaaaaaagagaaaaagcgTGGCCCAAGGATGAGTGGATCAGCCAGAGTTGAACTCTGA